DNA from Asterias amurensis chromosome 7, ASM3211899v1:
TGTATATTTTGATGAGGTGTTGAATGTCGTTGCCTCTCTTGGAGGCCTTCATTTACTTGCATAGCATTTGAACCTAACATCTGCCTATACAGATGTCTCTCCAGCTAAGTGTATTAGGTACACCACTAGCAGTGTGAATTACCACAAGAAAGTTCATTTAGCGTCAGCTTATGATGTCAAATAAGCTGTAGCTTCAATCTCATCTTGCAATTATTGAAATGCACCTGATATTTGTTGGTTGGAAACCCGAGGGTTTCTCCTTCACCTGGGGTGAGATCTCCAGGCTCCAGGCTCCATTTTCATTTTCGCATCAAAAAGAAGGTGAAAATCAAGGCCCAAAATCACACAGGACTTTGTAGATTGAAAGTTTTTGGGCCATCAAATTTTGTTGTAGTTATCTGTTTATAAAAGAGactaacattttaaataaattcaACAGCTGCCTGCTAGAGCGTAATGctgaataatttattttagtGCTGAGCCAACGTTAGCagataaaatcaaacaaaagaattttttatgattgtgttttgttgttgatgtacATTGTAGGTGTATGATCTTGGCTGGCCTGACCATCTGGCTCCACCCTTGGAGAAGCTGTGTAGTATCTGTAAACACATAGAGACATGGCTGAAGGCAGAATCACAACATGTGGTTGTACTGCATTGCAAGGTACATATATATAGGCTAGCATACTCGTTCCCACTCCCTCCCTGCCCCACCCCCctccactcccccccccccaaaaaaaaatccaaacccaaccaaaagtaaaacaaaaacctcccTGCCtgctccaccccccccccccaaaaaaagaaaaaaaatccaaacccaaccaaaagtaaaacaaaaaccgaaAAACTCTCTTTCGTCGAGGCCTTGTCAGATTGAAGAATTTTGGattatgtgaacatttgaatgTACATGTTTGCCTTCTTTAAGATTGGCTTGGACCGGTTgactgtaaattgcctcattATCAACCGCTCAGTCATAAACTCTAGCGGACTCTTTTCGGCTGGATTATTCTTTAGATTGAGTTGGATTGAATCTTTTGTTTAAAGCCTGTGGCAGTAGTGTAGAGGTTGGTATGGTTTCTTGGATTGATAAGTTGTGATAATCTTTGTCTCTGTAGGGAGGGAGAGGTCCCATTGGTATGATCGTCTTGGCCTACATGAATTACATCAACATCACCTCGAAGTAAGTAACAAGAGGTACTACCTCACTTAAGGTGTCTTCACTACCAAATAATCTGTCAATACCTGTATTACAACCCAGTTCACTCCATGGTAGTGCAGTTTATAACAATCCTATTAGCTAAAGTAGAAGTCCCAGCAAACTTTCTACGTTCCGTCCAGGAGGTAGttcaaaagcaggacagttcttttcagaactgagaagtcttcggaatatccgataaatctactcggctgtagtagaatatatagcatgacagttctccaaagaacaaactctacctggcaagtagatatacacacatggtattaccgcaaaccaaatatatattcctacctcaccatgcaatgcctcaaatcccacatTACAGTTTGTTGCTTTTCTTATAAGATTTTACAATATTACCCAAACCCAATTTTAAATATTCAGTTCTGAGACGACAATGGACAGGTACGCCATGAAACGTTTCTTAGAAGCCAAGACTGAATCAGCCATGCATCCATCTCAACATCGTTACGTCAACTACTTCACTGGTCTACTGATGAGGTCAATACAGGTCAACAGTGCACCTCTGTTCCTACATCATGTACTCATACATGGAGTTcctaattatgacgtcaatggAGGTGGGTAAAGGGCGCCAATCCTCATTGGTACTGGTTCCCTGCTGATTTATGTGTAAGTTATATGCACAAATGAGCAGGGAACAAGTCACAAGTAATTAGTATTGCATGATACTTTGACTGGTAATTTTTATGTTAAGCCAATTCTGTCTGCAATTAATtagcaaattttgataaaattgttgttgtttttctctctcagGTTGTCGACCTTTTCTGAGGGTTTATCAGGGGATGCAGCCTATCTACACGTCTCCAGTATTGTAAGTAAAGTTAGAGTGCTCACATAGAATACTGAGAAGTTTATTCAACATAAATACATGCAAACATTCATGAGGTACATTTTTACTTAGAGTTACGAAGTTATCAACAATCCTTAGTTTTGTATGTAAGCTTTGCCTGTGGCTTTTGCTTTAATTGTAATGGTGAGATGTTGTGGTGTATTGTGCCGAGCATTTTGTTTATCTAGTCCTTGCTTTAGCCATAGTCCGAGCTGTAGCTATTCTATCAGTAAAAGTATAATCCATtttacaagaaaacaagataTTTTTTCAGCATCTGTTACATTGGTGTCCTTCTTTCAATACTTCCATCAACAGTTCAGTACCAGAGGGTACCAGTCGATTCGCAATCACATTGGATCAGGCGTTGCCCATTAGGGGAGACATCTTGATTAAGTGCTACCACAAGAAGTTCAGAGCAACAACGCGAGATGTGATTTTCCGATGTCAGTTTCACACAACGGCCATCATGGAGTGTCGTCTTGTATACCAGAAGACGGATCTAGATGATGCTTGCACTGGTGGGTTGTTATGTTTCTTGTTAACTTTGATCTAAAAAAACTCAACTTGACTCTTTTCCATcagcaataagccatttgcgtgttaggTTTGGATATTGTCTGGtacttgatcacaagttacctctttaatttgaattcctgagactatcgagacagttgctatgtcacataggggcaagcttttgcgtagttacgtaagagacggtgaacacccatacacaattctgaatggatgtgtatggcacaacgGTACCaaggtttgctcatctggaggttgctatacaaaggcttgccccgaaccatttgacatatcAACTGCTTCTaaatagtctgaggaattcaaatgtttagcggtacattgtgactaagcaagtcactgtaccagacattattcaaacctaactcacaaatggcttattgaaacCACACTTGTTCATGCTTGCATTTCTCATCAATTGAAAATATTGTTTCTTCATGATTGGTTTCTTTGAATGCATTTTAACGGAGTGGCGGCTGACAAATGCTGTATAGAAAATTATTGTATAATCATCACTTGCTTCATTATATTTCAACCATGTTTACAAACTCACTTGCATTCTGTTCTATATTGTACTGACAGATGCCCGGTTTCCAGAGTTCACCAAAGTGGAGTTTGTCTTCTCTCAGACACCAGACAGACTCCATGGGAGTGACTACGTACCTGGGAGTAACTTCCCTGTGGATAACTCTGATGATCCGCTCATCCGATGGGATTCTTACGAGAACTTTGACACCACAATCGATGGCGGAGGTAGGCTGATTGCGAATAGGGCCTTGTCTATCTGGAAAAGTTTGAGGTTTTGTTATGAATGCCTCTGCTCTCAGTTTCCGGTACCTTAAGAAGATTAAGAAACCAAACGATAACCGGAAACAAAAATGGAATTCTTAAGAATAGGGGAATTCTTAAGAATAGAGTGCTCCAAAAGGAAACTTGTGTGTGAAAACTATGGAAAAACTTTAAGTttagggacaaaggaaagaacaaaaaatgctccaCAGAGATGCATTTTTGATCAAGGCTTACACTTATGAGTCATCTCCCAAAGTTCTTCTAAATTGATTTATAAGGGCTGTAGAAGTTGTCATTGATGAacgtatttttgttgttgtgtatttttcacAGACTACTCTCCAGAGATTCTTGACTTGTCCATCAACATGAACAACAATATCCCACACAGCTCTGCTCCAGATGGCAGCTTGTATGCTGAGGTTCAGAAAACGCCTAGTCCCATTCGCCAAGAGAACCCATTCTTCCCCTACCACCCCTCAGCACCTACATCACCCACATCTAATCAACTGAAACCAATCATACCTGGTTCAGTTGACTATGAGATGGGTCCTCGCAGCCCCATGCAGACTACTCAGATGGCTGTATTGCGTGCTAAGATGAATGCTCAGAAGGATCCGGGGTACCAGACCAGTAGGCAGCGAACACCTAGTCCCCGTACTCCAACTAGTGATCCACCCAGCCCATTGCAACCTCAGTCTCCATCATTAACTCAGCCTATTAACCAGTCCCCACTCCAGAGACCCACTGAGTTAATGAATGGACCAAAGTCTACACCAGAGACCCCCTCTACCCCTCAGCAGAAGAGGATGATGAATTACAAGGAGAGACGAGACCTGGATGATCTGCTTAGAGGTATTGGAGATAACGCACCTGTCAATCCCAGCTCTGATAGTCAGAGACCAAGGGATGAGGTAAATAATCGTTTAATATTACATCTCAAGTCATACTAGTTAAGAGATACAACCTCCTAtctttttaatttaaagactgtttaaaaaaaaatatatacaaaaataattaactATGCACTAGCCAAAACCTCAACCCAGGTTTCTTGTTGTATATGACTCATTTGATCCTTTCTAACACTGCcttttgttcatttttaaatACTGCATAATttacgacaatatttattctcaCCAGGTGGTGGAAAAGAGAAAGATTGTTGACATCCAAGCCCAGATGTCGCAGCTTCCTCCAATGGAATCTCAACGATCACCAACTCCAAAGATTTATTACCCTCAGCCTCGGAGTGCGTTAGATCTTGAGAATCCATACGCTGAAATCACTGATGCTGTCCCAATCAGGAGTATGGCTCTGAATCCTGAGGCCAGCCAGCCCAATCAGCCACCCATCGTAGAGCAAATAGCTTTCAGCCATGTGGAGCCTGTTGAGAGTATGAAAATGCCAGATTTGGATAAACTCAGAACTCCACAGAACCATGACAACCCGACCTATGCAGCAACTAAGGACAGAGATCGGGTCTCCCAATCAAGTACACCTCAAAGGAACCCAGATGTGTCACATTTGAATAATGTTAATCAGTATGCGTACCCATTAGGCTCAAACCAACCTTCACCGGTTTGGGAACCTCAGCCTTTACGGGCAAAGAAGGAACAAATTGTGTTCATCTACAAGGAAGATCAAACGCCTCCTCGAGGTCCACCAGTACCTCCCTTACCTGAGGAGTATCTCCGCAATCAATCAGACCAGCCTGATTCATCTCAGGTACTGTCTAGCAACAGGACATCCTCAGAAGTCAGTGACGATGCAATGACATGGCTTCAGAAGCAGCAACAGAAACTTAAAGAGAAGCGTGAAAGAGAAGGTGCTGTCGAGAATCCCACCTTTCAAACACCTAGAAGGGAACTCCCTAGGGTTCCTGAACCAAGACGAGAGGTCTTCACTCAGCCTGACAGGGTTCCTGAACCAAGACGAGAGGTCTTCACTCAGTCTGACAGAGCGCCTGAACCAAGACAAGTAGTCTCTCCTCAGTCTGACAGGGTGCCTGAACCGATGTACCAGTCCCAGATCATGAGCGCTCCCAGGGATGAGATACCAACGGACAACCTGACCTGGCTGGAGCAGAAACAGAGAAAGCTTCAGGAGAAGAGACAAAAGGAAGAGCAATCAAGTCCTTTATTTATTAATACCTCTCATCAGAGCCCGTCTTATGGCACACCTTCAAGGACAGATTCCTCTGGTAACTATAGCTTTGCTTCATTGCATCTTCTCCCCACTTTAAAATTGCTTCATTCTCTTTGTATATATAAGACTTTGTCAAACCATTTATTCAAGGGTTACCTCCATCCACTAACACTCATTTCTGACTTGAAATACATGACTTGCTACCAAGTAATTGACGTATGTTCAccaaagtaccgagtatacagttaCACACATTGATGTAAGGATAACGGCTGaggagtaatatgcctgttgactatttcacaggactcgggaaagaaccaagtatacagtgttttaCTGTCATTGGTGATAGTATTTGTAATAAAACCTCTTTGTGTGTAATCTCTGTAGGTTTGAATAGTACAGCAAATGGGTCCTTAACTCGCCCACAACTCACTGACCTAGAGAAGTCTATCAGTCAACTCTCAAACATCAAGTCACCTGACGCTCCTACAACTCATGGCCCCATGACGCCTCCTCACACCTACGAGCATGAAAGCAACTCAGTACAGATGGAAAAGTGGCAGAGTCACCAGCGACCTCTGAACCGCCAGGCCTCAGACTCGACCTTTGACCGGGAAAAACCCATCAGTGTGAGTCAGCAGAAGAATCTCCACCAGGCACCTCAGACCCCAGCGTATGTGGCTTCCCTTCCTCCATCTGGGTAAGAATAATAACTCATTTTCCTAATTTGGTGCTTCAAAGAAAACTTATTCTTTAATTGGAAAAGTTAACTACTCATTAACAAATCAAATCTCccataatattaaaaaaatatttattcattctACCTCTTTTCTTAATCGAACAAGTATCATATTTACAACCCTTATGCGTTGGTGAATctcaaaattgaattaaattattttgttttgctttaatttaaggtggttaagaaaacaaatttaaagaaaatgtaCCCAAAACAAATGTCGCCTGAAATGTTTGAAGCTGTCATGATGTTGTCTGTAAAACCTTGTATTTTAGTTGCAAGTTGGCTGCATGCAATGTAAACTTTAATGCAGATATATTCTAGAGTTTGGTGTGCAAATATATGTTACACAAAAGTTTGTCCGTTTTTCAATTCCCTAATTTGTGTATGACAGCATGGTTTGTGTATAGAAATATTTGTTGGTCAAACTAATTCAGTGATGTTAATGAGAGTTTGTTTAAGACCACCTGGTGGCAGCAGAAAACAGATGTAAAACAAACACACCTCAAAACCTCCAAACATTCTGAATTAGGTTCATCTAGTTTGTTAGTTGGTAACCTTGATATGATGTCATTTTTATGTGGGATATGAAATTGTAACATTACTTTTTAGATTAAGTATGTAAACCCTCTCTGTTTCACTGTTAACTCCATATTGTaacattggttgccatggtgatTAGTGCATGCTTAATTATCATCTGTGTGTccatttgtttctttctttgttttcattcttCATCTTGGTGGAATGACATTTGCATGTCATGAATCAACAACCATCCCAACAACAGATCTTCCCATGACCACATAACCAACCTCTCCACGTCTTCGTCTCGCGAGAGACACCAAGAGAGTCTTGGCATACGGGCTTCACACCTACCTCCTAACACCACCACAATCCAATCCCAACCCACAACGGTCCCAACAACCATCCCAACAACGGTCCCCACAACGATACCCACTGACCTGTCTCGTGATTCTGGCTATGCCTCGTCTCTCTCCTCCACTTTAACTGGAAATGAACCCACACAAAACATCAATGTCACTCGTAGTGTCGAGGCCGATGGTAGTGAGGTCACTACAACCACGACAACGGAATGCAAAAAGAAGACAATCCATGTGTTTCCTGGGAAGGAGGGTTTTGATATGAAGAAACTTCCCTCGTTGCTTATGGAAGAAATCAAGAAAGATGAGAGTGGGGGCCTGCAGAGCCGTTTAATGGAACTCATGAAAGAGAAAGGGGTTGGGGGAAGTCCAAAACAAAAGCGTAAAGTACAATCTGATCAAAGGCAGTTCTCTAATCGTAAGAAGGAATCATCCACAGTTCATTCAATGTCGCATAAGCAGCAAGCCCATACACCAGATACAAAGTTGAGGGGGGATCTACTAAAAACAGTTGAGACTAGTGAGAGAGATTCTAGTGGACTTTCACCTCACAATTCCTCTGGGAACTTCCCTGATTCTCAGAGTACTAACACTAGAGACTTCTCGTCTCAATTCATATCTGTTCCTTCCTCTCCAATAATCTCTTCATCTAGGAGACACAATAATCACCATCAGTCCTCCATGACAACCTCACCAAATCCTCTTGATAAATCCCTTCCCAAAACCACAATACTGAAACCTTCCCACAGTCATACAAACCAGCCTTCCAATAAGGATAAACCATCTCATGACCCTCACCATCAGACACGCCCAGTAGATTCCGCTGACTACAAAACATCCAAATCATCTTCAAGAAAACTCTGGTCCCAGTCCCTTCCCAAAAGTGTGTCTTATAAGAAGCATGATAATGAGGAGGGCCCTTTCAAGATGGTTCAGACTGAGGCCTTAGGGTCTCCTCATGAACAAGGTTTCACCCATAATCGCAATCAATCATCCAACCAAGAGGTGAGTTCTAAGAGAGCAACTGTTGATGCTGGATATTATCATTCCCTTCCTAAGGGTAGATCCTCAGACCTATCAAAGGGTCATGAAGACCTAAAGGATTCACCTGTTCAAGATGGTtcacaaataaacaataaacaaactcCATCTGGGTTTGAACATTCAACTCATaactcaatgttttactctctTCCACGATCCCAACATCCTAACCATAACAAAACTCCTGGTGCTGGTCTAACCTCAACCTTAAACTTTTCCCACTCACTTGGTTCTACCTCACTACCAAAACACTCTCATATCCTGGACGGTAATCAAACAATCTCAGGGCAAAGGGGGAAGCCCATGACTGACCCTGCACCCTTTATGGATGATACCCAACTCTTTCAACCTGTTCCCTCGTATCAATGGGTTATGCAGCGCATAGGGGGACTACGAAGTAAGTCACAAGTTAACATGCATGATCAAAGGGAGGGTAGAGAAAATCAGAGTTCACAATCCAAGTCAGATGGGAGACACTATAGACAAACCCAGGGTGGTACAAGATCCAAAAGCACTGACAGACTGTCTGACCGAACACAGCACACCAGAGACATCCAAGGGGATTCTCGTTCTAAAAGCACTGAACGGGTGCCTGATAGAACCCAGTTTTACAGGGAAACTCAAGGTGGTACAAGATCCAAAAGCACCGAGAGGGTACCCAATGAAACCCAGTTTTACAGGGAAACCCAGGGTGGTACAAGATCCAAAAGCACTGACAGACTGTCTGACCGAACACACCACACCAGAGACATCCAGGGGGATTCTCGTTCTAAAAGCACTGAACGGGTACCTGATAGAACCCAGTTTTACAGGGAAACCCAGGGTGGTACAAGATCCAAAAGCACCGAGAGGGTACCCAATGAAACCCAGTTTTACAGGGAAACCCAGGGTGGTACAAGATCCAAAAGCACTGACAGACTGTCTGACCGAACACAGCACACCAGAGACATCCAAGGGGATTCTCATTCTAAAAGCACTGAACGGGTGCCTGATAGAACCCAGTTTTACAGGGAAACCCAGGGTGGTACAAGATCCAAAAGCACCGAGAGGGTACCCAATGAAACCCAGTTTTACAGGGAAACCCAGGGTGGTACAAGATCCAAAAGCACTGACAGACTGTCTGACCGAACACAGCACACCAGAGACATCCAAGGGGATTCTCATTCTAAAAGCACTGAACGGGTGCCTGATAGAACCCAGTTTTACAGGGAAACCCAGGGTGGTACAAGATCCAAAAGCACCGAGAGGGTACCCAATGAAACCCAGTTTTACAGGGAAACCCAGGGTGGTACAAGATCCAAAAGCACTGACAGACTGTCTGACCGAACACAGCACACCAGAGACATCCAAGGGGATTCTCATTCTAAAAGCACTGAACGGGTGCCTGATAGAACCCAGTTTTACAGGGAAACCCAGGGTGGTACAAGATCCAAAAGCACCGAGAGGGTACCCAATGAAACCCAGTACCAAAGGGAAACCCATGTAGGTTCACATTCCAAAAGCACTGAGCTACCCTATCAAACCCAGTATTATAAGGAAACCCATGGGCACTTAGATCATGAACAGAGAATAACTGAAACAGTTCGTGGTCGTCCTCTTGATAGATCAAAGCATAGGTCAGAGAAAAGAAGCCAAAGCCAGAATCACGATGTTTGGCAGAGAAGGGACGAGAGAGATAACAGTCAAACTGAACAACGAGCTGTATCTGCTGATAGGTCAAGATTGTACGCTACGGATTACCATGACAACTCAACCAGAATGGAGGGAGGCACTGCTGGACATTCAATCGGCAGCAATAACTACGGGACTATTCAATCTAGACACACTAACCATAGCAACAATGCTAATCCTGCCAGTGTTGTAACGTCAGGGATGTCACATGGGGATCAGACTAACCACAATGTTAATAACATTAACCTCATGGCTGGATTGGAAGA
Protein-coding regions in this window:
- the LOC139939402 gene encoding uncharacterized protein isoform X4 → MTAHVHAEISSMSRGGESNIKYSFDLDVDYITERLIGVSFPSGGLEAQYRSNLKDVVRMLKSKHQDNYVIFNLSQKRHDLNKLNSQVYDLGWPDHLAPPLEKLCSICKHIETWLKAESQHVVVLHCKGGRGPIGMIVLAYMNYINITSNSETTMDRYAMKRFLEAKTESAMHPSQHRYVNYFTGLLMRSIQVNSAPLFLHHVLIHGVPNYDVNGGCRPFLRVYQGMQPIYTSPVFSVPEGTSRFAITLDQALPIRGDILIKCYHKKFRATTRDVIFRCQFHTTAIMECRLVYQKTDLDDACTDARFPEFTKVEFVFSQTPDRLHGSDYVPGSNFPVDNSDDPLIRWDSYENFDTTIDGGDYSPEILDLSINMNNNIPHSSAPDGSLYAEVQKTPSPIRQENPFFPYHPSAPTSPTSNQLKPIIPGSVDYEMGPRSPMQTTQMAVLRAKMNAQKDPGYQTSRQRTPSPRTPTSDPPSPLQPQSPSLTQPINQSPLQRPTELMNGPKSTPETPSTPQQKRMMNYKERRDLDDLLRGIGDNAPVNPSSDSQRPRDEVVEKRKIVDIQAQMSQLPPMESQRSPTPKIYYPQPRSALDLENPYAEITDAVPIRSMALNPEASQPNQPPIVEQIAFSHVEPVESMKMPDLDKLRTPQNHDNPTYAATKDRDRVSQSSTPQRNPDVSHLNNVNQYAYPLGSNQPSPVWEPQPLRAKKEQIVFIYKEDQTPPRGPPVPPLPEEYLRNQSDQPDSSQVLSSNRTSSEVSDDAMTWLQKQQQKLKEKREREGAVENPTFQTPRRELPRVPEPRREVFTQPDRVPEPRREVFTQSDRAPEPRQVVSPQSDRVPEPMYQSQIMSAPRDEIPTDNLTWLEQKQRKLQEKRQKEEQSSPLFINTSHQSPSYGTPSRTDSSGLNSTANGSLTRPQLTDLEKSISQLSNIKSPDAPTTHGPMTPPHTYEHESNSVQMEKWQSHQRPLNRQASDSTFDREKPISVSQQKNLHQAPQTPAYVASLPPSGSSHDHITNLSTSSSRERHQESLGIRASHLPPNTTTIQSQPTTVPTTIPTTVPTTIPTDLSRDSGYASSLSSTLTGNEPTQNINVTRSVEADGSEVTTTTTTECKKKTIHVFPGKEGFDMKKLPSLLMEEIKKDESGGLQSRLMELMKEKGVGGSPKQKRKVQSDQRQFSNRKKESSTVHSMSHKQQAHTPDTKLRGDLLKTVETSERDSSGLSPHNSSGNFPDSQSTNTRDFSSQFISVPSSPIISSSRRHNNHHQSSMTTSPNPLDKSLPKTTILKPSHSHTNQPSNKDKPSHDPHHQTRPVDSADYKTSKSSSRKLWSQSLPKSVSYKKHDNEEGPFKMVQTEALGSPHEQGFTHNRNQSSNQEVSSKRATVDAGYYHSLPKGRSSDLSKGHEDLKDSPVQDGSQINNKQTPSGFEHSTHNSMFYSLPRSQHPNHNKTPGAGLTSTLNFSHSLGSTSLPKHSHILDGNQTISGQRGKPMTDPAPFMDDTQLFQPVPSYQWVMQRIGGLRSKSQVNMHDQREGRENQSSQSKSDGRHYRQTQGGTRSKSTDRLSDRTQHTRDIQGDSRSKSTERVPDRTQFYRETQGGTRSKSTERVPNETQFYRETQGGTRSKSTDRLSDRTHHTRDIQGDSRSKSTERVPDRTQFYRETQGGTRSKSTERVPNETQFYRETQGGTRSKSTDRLSDRTQHTRDIQGDSHSKSTERVPDRTQFYRETQGGTRSKSTERVPNETQFYRETQGGTRSKSTDRLSDRTQHTRDIQGDSHSKSTERVPDRTQFYRETQGGTRSKSTERVPNETQFYRETQGGTRSKSTDRLSDRTQHTRDIQGDSHSKSTERVPDRTQFYRETQGGTRSKSTERVPNETQYQRETHVGSHSKSTELPYQTQYYKETHGHLDHEQRITETVRGRPLDRSKHRSEKRSQSQNHDVWQRRDERDNSQTEQRAVSADRSRLYATDYHDNSTRMEGGTAGHSIGSNNYGTIQSRHTNHSNNANPASVVTSGMSHGDQTNHNVNNINLMAGLEDAIRMLSEWTHLQNQELTNPGPSNSPPYTKHNTHESEVMHRDNVTAPTREPNLSNGWIGHKANYQSHTQQHRQPGSVGPAKEETFQKMDLHIDESQIKEPLQPQGRGMDGINDVNNREHPTKSHPPTGPVAKPSKGKQMPRRTPHQSGYDSDSAVQQHYETPISNHPRRAPSPETWLQNPGGVPVHESEYWNRMEGLKSPNPKEQWARKPEQQDYNSSSESLQNGGVTPRFPVGPKAYKNMLCTPIAIVGRPPHGPDAPYPLSPIKRDDRDVLDTSGLQLSPSRQLTTHTASPMSVDSPMSTSAHNTTPGTPEIITITRKRIVQNEVTYTQSEPVEVPPPRPQLPIMATVERLPAPTVQTVPTVQTEKRVPQNGQHYPVEVKVDRIPVTNYSIQEPVIDSKTPGKPHHPVGGFPPSPRKEVTFQDARGGVSEKPTGPQALAGSKDSPSFVQEQEIVPTKIVPKEVAPTWPIELEVHIKNEGMGPAISDVEVKDTAPISQSSPQPISSSVQYYKQTTYIQEPVSPATQLQPLEDKIQPITIVEPELQQGAVIQKEPNELPFSSANLSAQSTPPQYPTYSDRMKNKPPPPMYPTFSDRHRKAATGRTEEVSPQVANGYHTMYDNRGSGRVKRASTGSDGMWPARSPNQRKASDGGAGTPISGRTTPSNFYLMQHPSPYSSSLSLADTSLDKVRFVKDLSAWWYKPHISRDEAITMLKDKSPGIFVVRDSNSFPGAFGLAVKVAQLPPNAPPSKKATDPASELVRHFLIEPNPRGVRLKGCANEPIFGSLSALIYQHTLTQLALPCKLQLPETDPSGTDATDSDLDSKSAHNLLSQGAACNVQFLGTVEMESLTGPSAVGEATTRIMNSKEKPKRVVVHFKVSLKGITITDNQRKLFFRRHYPVESVLYCGMDSGSRKWKRKDGSDQNEAKIFGFVARKPGSKTDNQCHVFAEYEIEQPASAIVSFVTKVLLGSFQNQAKTP